The Spirosoma radiotolerans genome has a window encoding:
- a CDS encoding RagB/SusD family nutrient uptake outer membrane protein encodes MKTRLIATWLLGIALTGCQKDFLTVIPETALSSATFFKTEADFQQAVNGAYVPFRQMYNERAWVLEEMHSDNTYYARNTLYGAVDPTENVADFAVPTANGVTANDNVLQQFRLNYVVISRANQILSLIDGTGITFTSEAIKNNIKGQALFLRAFSYFDLVRLFGKVPLHLTPVTGREDAALPLSSTEEIYAQIEKDALAASTALPNKATQEAGRATSGAAKTLLANLYITQKKWAQAEPVLRDVITKDGYSLMPDYNDAFSYTNTNKNNAESVFEIQYLEGSAGYNGNQIYRFLPSPITAAEIAPIVGTSNPQPTSQESNNIPTPDLIAAYESGDKRKDISIGTVTLSTSLRAEKKYPYIKKYARPHALNNNTGQNWPVYRYAEVLLFMAEALNEQGKAGEAAGHLNKVRDRAGLAPTKASSQADMREAIFRERRVELAFENKRWFDLTRTGRVKEIIGAYGAKVKANPADYYFPAGAVPPPNAFTVLDDYYGLPAVESALTPYF; translated from the coding sequence ATGAAAACAAGACTTATTGCTACCTGGTTGTTAGGCATTGCGCTAACCGGTTGCCAGAAAGATTTTTTGACTGTAATCCCGGAAACGGCCTTGAGTTCGGCCACCTTCTTCAAAACAGAAGCTGATTTCCAGCAAGCCGTCAACGGCGCGTATGTGCCGTTTCGACAGATGTATAACGAACGGGCATGGGTGCTGGAAGAAATGCACTCCGACAATACTTATTACGCCCGAAATACACTGTATGGTGCCGTTGACCCAACGGAGAATGTAGCTGATTTTGCCGTTCCGACGGCCAATGGCGTTACGGCAAATGATAACGTTTTGCAGCAGTTTCGCCTGAATTACGTCGTTATTTCGCGCGCCAACCAAATCCTGTCACTAATCGATGGGACCGGCATCACGTTTACCAGTGAGGCAATCAAAAATAATATCAAGGGCCAGGCCTTATTTCTGAGAGCCTTTTCCTACTTCGATCTGGTTCGCTTGTTCGGTAAAGTGCCGTTGCATTTAACGCCGGTTACGGGCCGCGAAGATGCCGCCTTGCCCTTGTCCTCAACGGAGGAAATTTATGCTCAGATTGAGAAAGATGCGTTGGCCGCCAGTACCGCTCTGCCTAATAAAGCTACTCAGGAGGCCGGTCGGGCTACGTCGGGAGCGGCTAAAACGCTGCTGGCGAATTTATACATTACGCAGAAGAAATGGGCGCAAGCTGAACCCGTACTGAGAGATGTGATCACTAAGGACGGGTATTCACTGATGCCTGATTATAATGACGCGTTTTCGTATACCAATACAAATAAAAACAATGCGGAGTCGGTGTTTGAGATTCAGTATCTGGAAGGTTCGGCTGGGTATAATGGAAATCAGATCTACCGTTTTCTGCCATCGCCTATTACCGCAGCCGAGATTGCCCCTATCGTGGGTACGTCAAATCCACAGCCGACCTCCCAGGAGAGCAATAATATTCCTACACCAGATCTTATTGCAGCCTATGAATCGGGTGACAAACGGAAAGATATTTCGATTGGAACCGTTACGTTGAGTACTAGCCTTCGGGCTGAGAAGAAGTACCCATATATTAAAAAATACGCACGGCCGCACGCCCTCAACAACAACACGGGTCAAAACTGGCCGGTATATCGCTACGCCGAAGTGCTTCTCTTTATGGCCGAAGCCTTGAATGAGCAGGGGAAAGCGGGAGAAGCGGCTGGTCACCTAAACAAGGTGCGGGACCGTGCGGGGCTGGCACCAACGAAAGCATCGTCGCAGGCCGATATGCGGGAAGCCATCTTCAGAGAAAGACGGGTTGAACTGGCTTTTGAAAACAAACGCTGGTTTGATCTGACCAGAACGGGTCGCGTGAAGGAGATCATTGGGGCTTATGGCGCTAAAGTGAAAGCCAATCCAGCCGACTACTATTTCCCGGCTGGAGCCGTTCCGCCACCGAATGCCTTTACAGTTCTGGACGATTATTATGGACTTCCTGCCGTTGAGTCGGCCCTGACGCCTTATTTCTAA
- a CDS encoding SusC/RagA family TonB-linked outer membrane protein, which translates to MALNALKHVDKSAVDIPITGKVTDEKGDGLPGVSVVVKGSTQGATTDGEGSFRITVPDANATLVFSFVGYGRKEVVVGNRTSLNVALAPDDQTLNEVVVVGYGSQLKKEITGAVQTVSAAEIKDLPVSQIGQKLQGRLAGVQINQTTGKPGQGISIRIRGQVSVTAGSDPLYVIDGFPITGNIAQLNPDEIEDLTVLKDAASTSLYGSRAANGVVLITTKKGKPGQTNISFNTFAGVQQVPMRGRVKMLNAVQFAQFKKEFYEDQLQPVPDIFQNPAQYEGKNNDWYNALLRVAPIQSYNLSISNNTERSNTSLVAGVFNQDGVVLNNKYKRYSLRMNSNYNLSKSVTVGFNAAPSYVFDNTPRTDGDRGTGILFNALHTWPIMPIYDANGQLTKYNTLPSSTGNIFNYPNWVRAANELVNETRNTNLLANAYIQYRPISGLTLKSTINIEYLNSKFFYFNPSTATSAINVPIPTTASSTRQSLENVSWLNENLATYSRSFNDHNFELLAGFTNQKFRQEFTRISANTYADDRLPTIQGALNIDRAGTPANTRNDIQQWTLTSYLSRLTYNYKGKYLFTAAIRADGSSRFGANNQFGTFPSASVGWVVSDENFLKSTPQVSFAKIRASYGVIGNNNIGNYTSYALVNNTTNAVFGSNVATGAVVTSLANPNLGWETTKQFDVGLDLGLFNDRIQFVYDFYTKRTTNLLYAVQIPQESGFTNYNDNIGEIKFWGHEFSLTTKNTTGRLKWTTNANISFNRNVVVSLAPGIDRVYGGTGFHITQVGKPFGQFYGLVKEGYYQTAEELRTSPVIPGRSAIGTIKFKDVNGDGIITNGGDMDDRTILGSPFPKFTYGITNDLKYGNFDFSITGSGSYGNQLWVRHLYSTANLDGVFNMVEGVKDRFRVQNTQVVNNGITTNVATTVITPGAGQFGATNNGGNFTGIERDWHSSQFLADASFFTIKNITVGYSFGPLNKFFKSARLYASVQQVYIFTKYWGGPNPETSGNAAGDGPGDNLSQGVDYSNYPVPRTYTAGINLNF; encoded by the coding sequence ATGGCGCTAAACGCCCTAAAGCATGTAGATAAGAGCGCAGTGGATATACCCATAACGGGTAAGGTGACGGACGAAAAAGGAGATGGCTTACCGGGTGTGAGTGTTGTTGTTAAAGGATCTACGCAGGGAGCAACAACCGATGGCGAAGGTAGCTTTCGAATTACAGTGCCCGATGCCAATGCAACCCTGGTATTCAGTTTTGTTGGGTATGGAAGGAAAGAAGTCGTGGTAGGTAACCGGACATCGCTGAATGTTGCGCTGGCGCCGGATGACCAGACGCTCAATGAGGTCGTTGTGGTAGGCTATGGTAGCCAGTTGAAAAAAGAAATAACGGGTGCTGTTCAAACGGTAAGCGCGGCAGAAATCAAAGACCTACCCGTTTCGCAGATCGGGCAAAAATTACAAGGCCGGTTGGCCGGGGTTCAAATAAACCAAACGACGGGGAAGCCCGGTCAGGGCATATCCATCCGGATTCGTGGGCAAGTGTCGGTTACGGCCGGTAGTGATCCCTTGTACGTTATTGACGGCTTCCCCATTACGGGGAATATTGCCCAGCTTAACCCCGATGAAATTGAGGACCTCACCGTGCTGAAAGATGCTGCTTCGACTTCGCTGTACGGGTCGCGGGCGGCCAATGGTGTGGTGCTGATTACCACCAAAAAAGGCAAGCCCGGCCAGACCAACATTAGTTTCAATACGTTTGCGGGTGTCCAGCAAGTACCGATGCGAGGTCGGGTTAAAATGCTGAACGCGGTTCAGTTCGCCCAGTTCAAGAAGGAATTTTACGAAGACCAGTTGCAGCCCGTGCCGGATATATTCCAAAATCCGGCTCAATACGAAGGGAAAAACAACGACTGGTACAATGCGTTGCTTCGGGTAGCGCCTATTCAGAGTTATAATTTGAGTATATCAAACAACACAGAACGGTCGAATACGTCTTTAGTCGCGGGTGTATTTAATCAGGATGGGGTTGTTCTGAATAATAAGTATAAGCGGTATTCCCTGCGGATGAATTCGAATTATAATTTATCGAAGAGCGTGACGGTTGGCTTCAACGCAGCGCCGTCTTACGTGTTCGATAATACACCCCGAACCGACGGCGACCGGGGAACTGGAATTCTGTTCAATGCGCTGCATACCTGGCCGATTATGCCCATTTATGACGCCAATGGCCAATTGACCAAATACAACACATTGCCAAGTAGTACAGGTAACATTTTCAATTACCCGAACTGGGTGCGTGCCGCGAACGAATTGGTCAACGAGACCCGGAACACGAATCTATTGGCCAATGCATACATTCAATATCGGCCCATCAGCGGATTGACACTTAAATCGACTATTAACATTGAATACCTGAACTCCAAGTTTTTCTACTTCAATCCGTCGACCGCAACGAGTGCCATCAATGTTCCGATACCAACAACGGCCTCGTCGACCCGGCAAAGTCTGGAAAACGTGTCCTGGCTGAACGAAAACCTGGCGACCTACTCACGGAGTTTCAACGACCATAATTTTGAACTGCTGGCAGGCTTTACGAACCAGAAATTCCGGCAGGAGTTTACCCGGATTTCGGCCAATACCTATGCCGATGACCGGCTTCCAACGATCCAGGGAGCGCTCAATATCGATCGGGCAGGCACTCCCGCTAATACACGGAACGATATTCAGCAGTGGACTCTGACATCTTATCTTTCCCGCTTAACGTATAACTACAAAGGAAAATATTTATTCACTGCGGCCATACGGGCCGACGGTTCTTCCCGATTTGGGGCCAACAACCAATTCGGTACATTCCCCTCAGCGTCAGTAGGATGGGTTGTATCGGATGAAAACTTTCTCAAATCAACACCGCAGGTTTCGTTTGCCAAAATCCGGGCCAGCTATGGGGTAATTGGAAATAACAACATTGGTAACTACACTTCCTACGCGCTGGTCAATAACACGACGAATGCGGTCTTTGGCAGCAACGTCGCTACGGGAGCCGTTGTAACATCGCTGGCCAACCCTAATTTAGGCTGGGAAACGACCAAACAGTTTGATGTCGGCCTTGACCTGGGGCTGTTTAACGATCGGATTCAGTTCGTTTATGACTTCTACACCAAACGAACCACGAATCTGCTGTATGCCGTACAAATTCCACAGGAATCCGGCTTTACCAATTATAACGACAACATTGGCGAGATTAAGTTCTGGGGCCATGAGTTCTCGTTGACCACCAAAAATACGACGGGTCGGTTAAAATGGACGACCAACGCCAATATCTCCTTCAACCGCAATGTAGTTGTCTCTCTGGCACCCGGTATCGATCGGGTATATGGTGGCACGGGTTTCCACATTACACAAGTTGGTAAGCCCTTCGGTCAGTTCTATGGTTTGGTCAAAGAAGGGTATTATCAAACGGCAGAAGAGTTGCGGACATCGCCTGTTATTCCAGGGCGGTCGGCCATTGGCACAATCAAGTTCAAGGATGTAAACGGCGATGGCATCATTACGAACGGTGGTGACATGGACGACCGGACCATTCTGGGTAGTCCATTTCCCAAGTTTACTTACGGGATTACAAACGACCTGAAATACGGCAATTTCGACTTCTCGATTACCGGTTCCGGGTCCTATGGCAATCAGTTGTGGGTACGCCACTTATATAGCACCGCAAACCTGGACGGGGTTTTCAACATGGTTGAGGGCGTAAAAGATCGCTTCCGTGTTCAGAACACGCAGGTTGTCAATAATGGCATCACGACAAATGTGGCCACCACAGTGATTACACCCGGAGCCGGTCAGTTTGGCGCAACCAATAATGGGGGGAACTTTACGGGTATCGAGCGCGACTGGCACAGTTCGCAGTTCCTGGCCGATGCGTCGTTTTTTACCATCAAAAACATAACCGTAGGCTATAGTTTCGGTCCGTTGAACAAGTTCTTCAAATCGGCCCGGCTCTATGCGTCTGTACAGCAGGTGTACATATTTACGAAGTACTGGGGCGGGCCAAACCCGGAAACCAGTGGAAACGCAGCCGGAGATGGACCCGGAGACAATTTGAGCCAGGGTGTTGATTATTCCAACTATCCGGTCCCACGTACGTACACGGCCGGGATCAACCTGAACTTCTAA
- a CDS encoding c-type cytochrome, protein MFYKPAKLLLVVAAFALIGTSWISMQGANSINPVADNPKIDKLKLLPGFKAEHLYSPSDNKEGSWVAMAFDDKGRMITSDQYGFLYRLELPPIGSGSSQPKIEKLKVGVVQPGDTTVVMGYAQGLLYAFNSLYVMVNNWQNKKFDKGSGLYRLQDTDGDDQFDKVTLLKALKGEPGEHGPHSIKLSPDKKSIYVIAGNHTDVPEMDAYRLPSNWKEDNLFPQIKDPRGHANNRMAPGGWIANIDPEGKRWELIGAGFRNAFDIAFNEAGDMFAYDSDMEWDFGLPWYRPTRICHVPSGAEFGWRTGNGKWLPGNPDNLPPVLNIGQGSPTNLVFGENARFPERYRQSLFAFDWSFGIIYSIKLKPKGASYEAEREEFISGSPLPLTDGMFGPDGALYFLTGGRRLESDLYRITYTGTESVTPVAKAPVLTKEHQLRTQLEQYHQGANPAAVAAAWPNLNHPDRFVRYAARIAVEHQPVAQWQNKVFTETDPQRLTQAAIALARQGDAAQKSKLLNALVTIKYDQLPESQQFDLCRAFELVFLRMGMPEGADKEKVIAYLNPHYPAKTALMNRGLSKVLIALEAPGVVTKTLALMDIKDEPGSKDLGLETSTASSDLILRNPQYGLDIASMLAKVPPLQQTFYAVMLSREDTGWTPELRAKYFSWFGNAFKYQGGRSYVGFIDRARKLALNHVPKDQFEKYNKLSGADLLSASGNDFVSDYAPKGPGRPWKLDNAVAVLDSGSTSRSFDTGKKIYSAILCSRCHSMGGQGGDIGPDLTQLGTRFSNKDILEAIIYPDKAISDQYVSTIFTLKNGESVLGRLVNEDKGSYSISQNPFAPDQLRKVAKKDVVSKKNSTVSIMLPGLINSLNPDELKDLVAYLKSGGNQNNEVYKAASGGSKGK, encoded by the coding sequence ATGTTCTACAAACCAGCCAAACTACTTTTAGTCGTTGCTGCGTTCGCTCTGATCGGAACGTCCTGGATTAGTATGCAGGGTGCAAATTCGATAAATCCGGTTGCTGATAACCCCAAAATCGACAAGCTGAAATTACTGCCCGGCTTTAAAGCAGAGCACTTATACAGTCCCTCCGACAACAAAGAGGGTTCCTGGGTAGCAATGGCGTTTGATGACAAAGGCCGCATGATCACCTCTGATCAATATGGCTTTTTGTATCGGCTCGAACTGCCGCCAATTGGTTCGGGTTCATCGCAGCCCAAAATAGAAAAACTGAAAGTGGGTGTTGTTCAACCCGGCGATACAACGGTGGTTATGGGCTATGCACAGGGCTTGCTGTATGCTTTCAATAGCCTCTACGTGATGGTGAATAACTGGCAAAATAAAAAATTCGATAAGGGAAGCGGGCTCTATCGGCTGCAGGACACCGATGGCGACGACCAGTTCGACAAGGTAACCTTACTGAAAGCCCTGAAAGGTGAACCGGGCGAACATGGGCCCCACAGTATAAAACTCTCGCCCGATAAGAAATCGATATACGTCATTGCCGGTAACCATACCGATGTGCCGGAAATGGACGCCTACCGTCTGCCATCCAACTGGAAAGAAGATAACCTGTTTCCGCAGATAAAGGACCCTCGTGGCCACGCCAATAACCGAATGGCCCCCGGTGGCTGGATCGCTAATATTGATCCGGAAGGAAAGCGGTGGGAACTAATAGGCGCTGGTTTTCGGAATGCGTTCGATATTGCCTTCAACGAAGCTGGTGATATGTTTGCCTATGATTCGGACATGGAGTGGGATTTTGGTCTGCCCTGGTATCGGCCTACCCGCATCTGCCACGTGCCTAGTGGTGCTGAGTTTGGCTGGCGGACAGGCAATGGCAAATGGCTCCCCGGCAACCCTGACAATCTGCCACCAGTCCTGAACATTGGTCAGGGCTCACCAACGAACCTTGTCTTCGGCGAAAATGCCCGCTTCCCGGAACGCTATCGTCAATCGCTGTTTGCCTTCGACTGGAGCTTCGGAATTATATATTCGATTAAATTGAAACCTAAAGGCGCATCGTATGAGGCCGAACGCGAAGAGTTTATCTCAGGATCACCACTTCCACTAACAGACGGGATGTTCGGCCCCGATGGCGCGCTGTATTTCCTGACGGGCGGGCGTCGGCTGGAGTCGGATCTGTACCGGATCACCTATACAGGCACCGAGTCGGTAACGCCTGTTGCCAAAGCTCCTGTGTTGACGAAAGAGCATCAGCTCAGAACCCAACTGGAACAGTATCATCAGGGGGCAAACCCGGCCGCTGTTGCCGCTGCCTGGCCTAACCTGAATCATCCCGATCGTTTTGTGCGGTATGCTGCCCGGATTGCTGTTGAACACCAGCCGGTAGCCCAATGGCAAAACAAGGTATTTACCGAGACCGATCCACAACGCTTAACGCAAGCCGCTATCGCGTTGGCCCGGCAAGGCGATGCCGCGCAGAAAAGTAAATTGCTGAATGCGCTGGTCACGATAAAATACGATCAGTTGCCGGAGTCGCAGCAGTTTGACCTGTGTCGCGCATTCGAACTGGTTTTCCTGCGGATGGGCATGCCTGAGGGAGCCGATAAAGAAAAAGTAATTGCCTACCTGAACCCGCATTATCCAGCAAAAACTGCCCTGATGAACCGGGGTCTTAGCAAGGTCCTGATTGCGCTCGAAGCTCCGGGTGTGGTCACGAAGACGCTGGCGTTGATGGACATCAAAGATGAACCGGGAAGTAAAGACCTGGGCCTCGAAACTAGTACGGCATCTTCCGATCTTATTCTGCGCAATCCACAATACGGGCTTGACATCGCCAGTATGCTGGCCAAAGTGCCGCCCCTGCAACAGACATTCTATGCCGTTATGCTTAGCCGGGAAGATACGGGCTGGACGCCGGAACTTCGGGCAAAATACTTCTCCTGGTTCGGCAACGCATTCAAATATCAGGGCGGTCGCAGCTATGTTGGCTTCATTGACAGAGCCCGCAAACTGGCGTTGAACCACGTACCAAAAGATCAGTTTGAGAAATACAACAAATTGTCGGGAGCCGATCTGCTATCAGCATCGGGCAACGATTTTGTGAGCGACTACGCTCCCAAAGGTCCCGGTCGGCCGTGGAAACTGGACAACGCGGTAGCGGTGCTCGATAGTGGATCGACAAGCCGGAGCTTTGACACTGGGAAGAAAATCTACTCGGCCATTTTGTGTAGCCGTTGCCATTCGATGGGCGGCCAGGGGGGCGATATTGGGCCCGACCTGACCCAGCTTGGCACTCGGTTTTCCAATAAAGATATACTGGAAGCCATCATTTACCCCGACAAAGCCATCTCAGATCAGTATGTGTCTACCATTTTCACGCTGAAAAACGGGGAGTCTGTACTGGGTCGTCTGGTTAACGAAGACAAAGGAAGTTATTCGATTTCTCAGAATCCGTTTGCCCCAGATCAGCTACGTAAAGTGGCCAAGAAAGACGTCGTTTCGAAGAAAAACTCTACCGTCTCCATTATGTTGCCGGGCCTGATCAACAGCCTGAATCCCGACGAGCTGAAAGACCTAGTTGCCTACCTGAAATCGGGTGGTAATCAGAACAACGAAGTGTATAAAGCCGCTAGTGGCGGATCGAAAGGGAAATAA
- the trpF gene encoding phosphoribosylanthranilate isomerase has translation MALKTLVKISNVTNLSDARYCAGMGVDMLGFSMDADSPDYVAPTKFAEIRGWLAGVQIVGETRSVDPESIEQLLETYRPDLLQVDEAALLPYLSTLGTSDRELRFILRADVAQMTLDQLDTLLQTGAANADYVLLESNGPVNMEDELKTLLQRQTTRYSILLGTGISAENVHELLAELSAVRGIALSGGIEEQPGNKEFGELMDILEAIEEE, from the coding sequence ATGGCTCTCAAAACGCTGGTTAAAATCTCGAATGTTACGAACCTCAGCGATGCCCGCTATTGCGCGGGGATGGGCGTCGACATGCTTGGCTTTTCGATGGATGCCGACTCGCCAGACTATGTAGCCCCAACGAAGTTTGCCGAAATAAGGGGCTGGCTTGCTGGTGTACAGATTGTTGGCGAAACCCGGTCGGTAGATCCTGAATCCATCGAGCAACTCCTGGAAACATACCGGCCCGACTTGCTACAGGTCGACGAAGCGGCTCTTCTTCCTTACCTGAGCACACTGGGTACATCCGATAGGGAACTCCGGTTCATTCTTCGGGCCGATGTCGCTCAGATGACACTCGACCAGCTTGATACCTTGCTCCAAACGGGAGCGGCCAATGCTGACTACGTACTGCTTGAGAGCAATGGACCCGTTAATATGGAGGATGAGCTGAAAACACTTCTCCAGCGGCAGACGACCCGGTATTCCATTTTGCTGGGAACGGGTATTTCTGCTGAAAATGTTCATGAACTGCTGGCAGAATTATCGGCGGTGCGCGGGATTGCCTTAAGCGGAGGCATTGAAGAACAACCGGGTAATAAAGAGTTTGGCGAGTTAATGGATATCCTCGAAGCGATAGAAGAGGAGTAA
- a CDS encoding LiaI-LiaF-like domain-containing protein: protein MQRRNGLFWGIFLLTLGVLFLARRAGVLDVNWHSLVNLWPVLLILAGVNLILERRGNPAAFITTVMLAVAVPTTLFGFLSHNRDRDEFNMRWNHDDDDDNNNESDSEDDDDDSGNADSDNDNEDDYRSERDRRDSETTETHTNTFSESMEGDTREAVLKLSGGAGRFFISEPTSELIKADTKQTVGTYSMSVDRDATTHIPTIELKPTEEKQNIDLKDGKFENRVDVHLNATPIWTMDVALGAGQGDLDLSAYAVRSLKLGAGAADLDLKLGAKADQSDIKLDVGAASVTVRIPKEVGCQIRKDGALNLEQLDDFTDVGGGQFVSPGYDTASKKMTIRFNGGISRFKVVRY, encoded by the coding sequence ATGCAACGAAGAAACGGGTTATTCTGGGGTATTTTTCTGCTCACGCTGGGGGTGCTTTTTCTGGCCCGGCGGGCAGGGGTTTTAGATGTAAACTGGCATTCGCTCGTTAATTTGTGGCCGGTGCTCCTCATTCTGGCTGGCGTTAATCTGATTCTGGAGCGACGCGGTAATCCGGCAGCTTTCATTACCACGGTTATGCTGGCCGTAGCGGTGCCAACAACTCTGTTTGGCTTTCTGTCGCACAACCGAGACCGCGATGAGTTTAATATGCGCTGGAATCACGATGATGACGACGATAACAATAATGAAAGCGATTCAGAGGATGACGACGATGACAGCGGTAATGCTGACAGCGATAACGATAATGAAGATGATTATCGGTCTGAACGTGATCGTCGTGATTCGGAAACGACAGAAACCCATACCAATACGTTTTCCGAATCGATGGAAGGCGACACGCGGGAAGCCGTGCTGAAATTATCGGGTGGCGCCGGGCGGTTTTTTATCAGTGAACCAACCTCCGAACTTATAAAAGCCGATACGAAGCAGACGGTTGGCACGTATTCCATGTCAGTGGACCGCGATGCAACAACGCACATTCCGACTATCGAACTAAAGCCAACAGAGGAAAAACAGAACATCGACTTAAAAGATGGTAAGTTTGAAAACCGGGTGGATGTGCACCTGAACGCAACGCCGATCTGGACAATGGATGTGGCCCTCGGCGCTGGTCAGGGCGATCTGGATCTAAGCGCTTATGCGGTCAGAAGCCTGAAACTCGGCGCCGGTGCGGCCGATCTCGATTTAAAACTGGGTGCCAAAGCTGATCAGTCCGACATAAAATTAGATGTGGGGGCCGCTTCCGTTACGGTTCGTATTCCTAAAGAAGTTGGCTGCCAGATCAGAAAAGATGGGGCGCTTAACCTGGAACAATTAGATGATTTTACCGATGTTGGCGGAGGCCAATTTGTCAGCCCTGGCTACGACACGGCCAGCAAGAAGATGACAATCCGCTTCAACGGGGGCATCTCCCGGTTTAAAGTAGTGAGGTATTAA
- a CDS encoding PspC domain-containing protein, which produces MNKRLERIADQAQIGGVCAGIADYFGIDRTLVRLLFVIGIFLPHFPAIIIYVILWIALPERRSAGSVLQSTVYANPIFMNPYNPNKPASPDRSLLGGGILILLGVMFLIDRYFDIDFGDLWPFILIAIGLWLIFRDRIRTPFDPNQHDPYKSDPYKNDPSQNDPTNPTSGTL; this is translated from the coding sequence ATGAACAAACGCTTAGAACGTATTGCTGACCAGGCCCAGATTGGGGGCGTATGCGCTGGTATAGCGGATTATTTTGGAATTGACCGCACGCTGGTGCGTCTGTTATTTGTCATCGGGATTTTTCTGCCCCACTTTCCGGCGATTATCATTTATGTTATCTTGTGGATCGCATTGCCCGAGCGTCGTTCGGCTGGCTCTGTGCTTCAATCAACCGTTTACGCAAACCCTATTTTCATGAACCCTTATAATCCCAATAAACCTGCCTCGCCCGACCGGAGTCTCCTCGGTGGAGGGATTTTGATTCTCCTTGGCGTCATGTTTTTAATTGACCGCTACTTCGACATCGACTTTGGCGATTTGTGGCCCTTCATCCTGATTGCGATTGGTTTGTGGCTGATTTTTCGGGATCGTATCCGGACACCCTTCGACCCGAATCAACACGATCCCTATAAAAGTGATCCGTACAAAAACGACCCTTCTCAAAACGATCCTACTAATCCAACCAGCGGAACCTTGTAA
- a CDS encoding GntR family transcriptional regulator translates to MLYHIKINDYSNTPKYQQIYNSIVEGIENRDILPGAKLPSIHELCAEFDVSKGTIERAYELLKEKEIIGAVKGKGFYINYTPTGNNLKIFLLFNKLSAHKKIIYDSFVELLGPGVAIDFFIYNNDFRLFRDLIQRQARNHTHYVIIGHFFEGGEKADDLINSLPKHKLVILDKLLEGITGSYGAVFQNFERDLYQALTDALPLLKKYTTLCMLFPSYSYHPKAILNGFYKFCYEHGFKTRVINDIQNEVIQPQHAYINLMEEDLVELIKRIKITPYIVGQEVGILSYNDTPLKEFLLDGITVISTDFAQMGRTAAQLVLNASVEHVENPFHLVVRKSL, encoded by the coding sequence ATGCTTTACCATATTAAAATTAACGACTACTCAAACACGCCAAAGTACCAGCAGATTTATAACTCAATTGTGGAAGGTATCGAGAATCGGGACATCCTACCGGGTGCCAAGCTCCCGTCTATCCACGAACTTTGTGCGGAATTTGATGTCTCCAAAGGCACCATAGAACGTGCCTACGAACTCCTGAAAGAGAAGGAAATAATTGGAGCCGTTAAGGGGAAAGGCTTTTATATTAACTATACGCCAACCGGAAATAACTTAAAAATATTCCTGTTATTCAACAAGTTAAGCGCCCACAAGAAAATCATTTACGACTCCTTTGTGGAACTGTTAGGACCAGGCGTCGCTATCGACTTTTTTATTTACAACAATGATTTTCGCCTGTTTAGGGACCTGATTCAGCGGCAGGCCCGCAACCACACCCACTATGTGATCATCGGGCATTTTTTTGAAGGGGGCGAAAAAGCCGATGACCTGATCAATAGCCTGCCCAAGCACAAACTGGTTATTCTGGATAAGTTGCTGGAAGGAATAACGGGCAGTTACGGGGCCGTTTTTCAAAATTTCGAACGAGACCTGTACCAGGCGCTGACGGACGCCCTGCCGTTGCTGAAAAAATATACCACGCTATGCATGCTCTTCCCCTCGTACAGCTACCACCCAAAGGCCATCCTGAACGGGTTTTACAAGTTTTGTTACGAGCATGGATTCAAAACGCGGGTGATCAACGACATTCAGAATGAAGTAATTCAGCCCCAGCATGCATACATTAACCTGATGGAAGAAGATCTGGTCGAGCTGATCAAACGGATTAAAATAACCCCTTACATTGTTGGACAGGAAGTGGGTATTCTGTCTTACAACGACACACCCCTGAAGGAATTTTTACTGGATGGCATCACGGTCATTTCCACCGATTTTGCTCAAATGGGCCGCACAGCCGCCCAACTGGTCTTAAACGCCAGCGTGGAACACGTAGAGAACCCGTTCCACCTGGTCGTCCGAAAATCACTGTAA